The DNA sequence GTGCACGACAAAAACCACCTCGGATTTTGCGATGACATGCATCTTCAGGTCCGGCACCGCCTTGGTGAGACCGGCCGATTTGGCCGCCTTCACGGTGGCGTCCAGGGATGCCGACGCCATGGCGGCGTCGCATTTCCCGTCGATGAGGTCGATCAACCCCTTGCCGGCATTGCTCTTGTCCACGACCAGCTTGTAGCCGGTGGCCTTTTCCACGGCGGCCCGGTGCGGCGCGACCAGGTCGGTGACGACGCTGGCCGCCCCATTCAGCCTGACCTCCTGGGCCAAAGCCCCCTGTGCCAGGCAGAAGGTCATGGCCGCGGCCAGGATGCTGCCCTGCAACCCGAACATACGTTTCATGGGTAGTTCTCCTCTCTGAGTTGGATAGCGTTGCAACTGACCCGGCATCAAAGTTTCCGGTGGCACTTCTCGCAATCGTTGAACACCTTCGTGCCGTCGTGGCAGGTGAAGCATGCCACGGCCTTGAAATGGTCATCCATGGTCATCAGGGCCTTCTTTTTCGTATCGAAGATGGCGCTGTGGCAGTCCTTGCACACCAGCCCCCTGGAGGCATGGAGCCTTCCGTCAAATATAACCCTGCCCTGTCCCGCTCCTCCGTACAACAGCGCCTTGTCGCTGGTGGCGAACACGACGCTGCCCAGGGTGCAGAGGGTCAGGGCGATTACACCTACTAACACGTTTCGCATGTGGTATCTCCGGACAACGGGCCTGGCGGGGGGCAGCCACAGGGTGCCTCCCGATGCTCCCCCGCCACGCCCATCAGGTAATGAGTGATTATGCCAGAATGTTCCTGCTCACCTTTTTCACGTCGGCGGTGCCGGTGATGGTCATGGCCACGACCAACTCGTCCTGCAGCTTCTTGAGCATGAGCGCCACACCTTCGGCGCCGCCCCCCACCGAACCCCGGACCAGCGGCCGGCCGACCAGCACCGCATTGGCGCCCAGGGCCAGCATCTTCAGGACGTCGGCACCGTAGCGCACCCCGCCGTCGGCCAGGATGATCATCCGTCCCTTGACCTTGTCCGCAATGGCGGGCAGCACCTGGGCCGTCCCCGGCGTATGGTCCAGGACCCGGCCGCCGTGGTTCGAGACGACGATGCCGGCGGCACCGGCCTCAAGGGCCATGAGCGCCTCTTCGGGGGTCATGACCCCTTTGATCAGAAACGGCAATTTGGTGGATTTGGCGATCTCCCGGAGTTGCTTCAGGGTCTTGGGCTCGACGGTCTTGCCCGGCAGGGCGCGCCCCGCACGGCCGGCGGAATCGATATCGATGGCAA is a window from the Oryzomonas sagensis genome containing:
- a CDS encoding c(7)-type cytochrome triheme domain-containing protein, giving the protein MRNVLVGVIALTLCTLGSVVFATSDKALLYGGAGQGRVIFDGRLHASRGLVCKDCHSAIFDTKKKALMTMDDHFKAVACFTCHDGTKVFNDCEKCHRKL